The candidate division WOR-3 bacterium genome includes the window CCACCTTATGATTGTCAATCCCGAAAAATATTATGAAAGATTTATTGAGTGTGGTACAAAATGGATTTCATTCCATATAGAAACAGTGCGTAATGTTAAAGAGAGTATAAATTTTTTGAAAAAGAAAAAATGCCATCCCGGCATTGCTATCAATCCTGAAACCCCATTGCAAAAGATATTTAAATATATCGATAGACTTGATTACCTATTGATAATGACCGTGCACCCCGGGTTCTACGGTCAGAAATTCATTCCTGAGGTTTTGAAAAAGATTGAGCAAGCAAGAAGATTTATTGATAAAAATCATTTACGCTGTTTGATACAAGTTGATGGGGGGATAAATGGAGAAAATGCCTCCATCGTTGCCCGCGCAGGTGCAGATATACTCGTTGCTGGTGCAGGTGTTTTTAAAACAAAAAACTACAAAAAGGCAATAAGGAATTTGAAGTGTTCCAGAATTTAACCGATAGATTCCAAATTTTTCGACGCAAAGTTCTTGGCTATGGTCGTATCACACGCACGGAAAT containing:
- the rpe gene encoding ribulose-phosphate 3-epimerase, encoding MKIAPSIIAADFTKLKHEIKMIEQAGADLIHLDIMDGVFVPNITFGPMIVEAINKMTKLELDAHLMIVNPEKYYERFIECGTKWISFHIETVRNVKESINFLKKKKCHPGIAINPETPLQKIFKYIDRLDYLLIMTVHPGFYGQKFIPEVLKKIEQARRFIDKNHLRCLIQVDGGINGENASIVARAGADILVAGAGVFKTKNYKKAIRNLKCSRI